The Salarias fasciatus chromosome 16, fSalaFa1.1, whole genome shotgun sequence sequence GTCAAATATCCACGAAGAAGAAACATCAGGAACTgtctttaaaaagagagaaatgtcGATTTAGCTTTAGAGAATTGGGTTATTTTCACTATAAAACAGCGTTTTGTTTTCCAGGTtaagctgctctctgcagccacAGGTCTTTAGTTCACCCGACACGGAAGTCTCGCTGACtgtctgaggaggaagatgccTGCTCCGGACTCAGGCGGTGGGTTTTAAAACCGACTTCATCTTCAGATACTCTGAAGAAAAGAGTCATTTGGGGATCATAGTCCAGACATTGAGGGATTTTCGACTCAATATCAAGTGTTCAGTGAATTTGCTGTCGCATCAAAATTAATCTGACAGCTTTGTTCGTCTGTTGTTTCTATGATTCACTGCTTGTActgaaatgttaatttaaaCACTGCTTGTTACATATTTGCTTGCATCTGAGTTTATGTTGAATTATCGAAATAATGCATGTAACCCCGTGCTTTTGCAGGTGTGGTTCCCcaaaactttgaaaaatgatTACCACAGCCATACTTGTATGGTTGCAGCACTATTTTGCATACAGAAATGAATTGAAAAGCTTTTTATAAGATTtgttctcctctgtttttcAGGCATTAGTGTTGTAGACAACATCTGCAGGCTCTCTCCAGATCTGTTTGCTGATGCAGTGAGTAAAGGCCAATTTCTGTtttgtataaatatatatgaaaCTCTCTTTGCATAAAGGCAGATAAATAAACAGCATACACCTTCAATAATGTTAAGGTTAGAAATATATCACAATGTTGGGCATTATTACCCTCTATTAAATTACTATGACGATATTATTTCAAACTAATTAGTAGCTTTTTAGTGGTCATAATTTCCACTCCATGAAATCATCAAAAAATCTCGTTAAATTCAATCACACTTTGATTTATTCcacataaactgaaatatttcaagctttTTTCATTATGTCATAAAAATCAAAACTACAATATCATAAAATGTGATATTTCACTTATttgtgaagggtagggatgaaaaagagtacagggagctcatcgcgggattcaccacctggagcagggacaatggtctcaTTCTAAACACCactaagacgaaggagatgatcattgactttggcaggaagccctctcatcaacctgtcatcatcgacggagagagtattgaggttgttcacacctataaatacttgggtgtgcaccttgaccacagactggactggtcggagcagctcgggccctgtataagaaaggacagagcaggctgtttttcctgaggagacttaagtcctttgacgtgtgtggtgacatgctgtacattttctaccagtctgttgttgcaagtgctgttttctttggggttgtctgttggggtggcagcatgacaaaaagagacagcaatcggctggacagactgatcaggaggtgtgtgtctgtgatggggaggaaggtggactctgttgtagcagtcttggagaggaggatgggggctctaatgcagagtatcttgaggaactccaaacatccactgcacgacacagttgcagctcaaaaaagtgagcggagtaacaggctcctgtcactgcgctgcagaactgagcgcttcaagaggtcgttcatcccctcagcaatcaggctgtataacagatgtgcctgagccaaactaagtacactatgagcacttttatttattgtactgttgttatttattatttgcatgtgaatgatttgtgtgctgctggacacctgaatttctcccttgggagattaataaagttttatctatctatctatctatctatctatctatctatctatctatctatctatctgtaaatagatttttttcttttttgttaacCTGAGGCCATATTTTTCATATtaggtttaaaaaaatgctcaaagTAATGTAAAGTAATTTGTTATTTTCTACGTGTGGAAATGACTGACTTAACAATTAAATTTTCAATTGCATTCTGAGTTTTGTAGACGCACATTGATGTGACATATCATGTAGCTGTGCTTTTATCAGGGTTAATATCAGTCACGTTATGCAGAAACCCCACAGGATGCAGCGTGAATTCAGTTCTGGTAACTAATCTTCAATCTTCACAGTGTCAGCACATCCTGAGTTATCTTCAGGGCCAGACGAGCGGAGTAGACGCTGCTGAAATTTCTGATGTGAGTCATTGTTTCCCGTTGTCTCGAACTAATCCTAACTCACCCATCTTGGTGAGTTCCTGTTTTGTAGCttctttgttgatgtttttatgtGCAGAGATTCCTGAGAGCTGGAGTCAGGCTTGATCATGATGCTCTACAGGACATGATCAGATTTCTGCTGTTAACATTCAGGTATGTTTTGCACTCATATATTCTCTCCAAATATTGTTGCTTTATTTAATGGGCATGATTTCTTATATTTTGCACACATTATTCCTTTTTTATTGATCCGATGTGTCAATCAAGGCAGAAACATGAAGCATTATTGAATAAAATTGGTAGGATTAAACATATTGGCTAAAAACAAATGCCCGACAACAGTGCAGTGTGCAGTATCAGTCAAAATGACGAGCTCCCTTAACGCATAGCAAACAGGAAGGTCATCCGTCTTCATTTAAAGGAACTCTGAGCTGGAGtcacactgcaaaaacacaagaacaggGATTTCATAACCAGAAATGTCCATTTTCCTTGTATATTTAGCTGTAAAGTGGTTTACAGAACAACATCATGACATTATTTATGTCCGAATCGTACCCTGTTCAGCCTCCTTCACATGTTCTGCTGGATGAAACCTGACGCGCAACAAAACTGGATTAAACTGAGCTTCAGTGTCATTTTTGACATGTGACAAACATCCATGTCTGTAGAAAAACTGATGGTGGTTTTTACAGTGAAGCCCGTCACCATGTGGCGCTCACTGACCACGGCCGACACACCACTGTCCTTGTGCGTTCAGAAACTCGCAGGCCCGTCGGTCTGCCTGGTATCTCGATACTCGAGATGAACTACAGCCGCTCTCAGATCAATTCTTTATTCTGCTCTCGGAGCAGCTGCTTTGTTTAGTTCTGCTGTCACACCGGCAGTCTCGCCAAAACCTCTGCTGCATGTTTACGTTCTAAACGTCACACCAAACTGCGTTTATTGATTGATGCTGTGAGACTCATAACTCCTGGAAAGGCGGCCTTGCAGATATTTACTGTTGGACTGTTCTACTCTGAAGGTGACATTCGTCTGATTCTGTTGCGGTGGGGATGTTACATGACGTCACATTACAGctgtaataaaagaaaaacacactaaaatCATCCCAGATACGGTCAGAACATCCCTAATAAACACTGAAATCGGCTTTTACACTGAACGTTTGGTAGCAGAGGCTCAGAAATGGAGTTCAGATATCTGTAGTTCAGTAGGAACATGAAGACTCGGAACCTTTTTCTTATTTCTCCAGGTCAGCTGGAAAGAGCAACGTCTCTGCAGACGGACTGGTGTCGCAGCTGGAAGAAGGAAACCCCGGGTGGAGCAGCTCTTCCCTTCAGGTGCTGCACCGGTTCTGGAGTGAACAGGGTGCTGTGGTTCACGCTCAGCAGGAGGCCCAGGCGCTGCTCAGCGTCGGACAGGTGCGTTTGGATGAAGCTGGGAGCAGCAGTGGCTGCTGGCTGAACAGACGGTGagctgtgctctgtgtgtgctgcagttGGTGGACCTGCAGTGGAAGCTGGGCATGGCGGTCAGCTCCGACGCCTGCCGCTCCCTCAACTCCCCGTATGTCACCCTGCTGCTGAAGATCGCCAGGCCCTCCGGGGAGATCATCCAGAGGGCTTTTGAGCTGACAGTTCCTCAGTTCCAGGTTTGGGTTTGTTTCTGTGGCCGCATTGTTGATCATATCATTTTATTCATTACTTTAATTGAaatcgttttttttctttctagaaTTTTCACAGACAGTTCAAGGAGATGGCAGCTGTCATGGAAACTGTATGAAGCTGAGCACGACTGTCCGATGGAGGCTTCATTAGATCATTTTAATagtgcagctttgtttttgtttaattctgctGAGTCCATATCAGATTCATCTTGACCatttgcttcagtgtgtgaTTTCAATATAACATCTTGGATCTACCTCCTTGATTGATCCAGCTATTTCCGTTGATTTGTTTGAAATTCACACTTTGAAATCATCtacatctttgtttttgttaatatcTATGAAATGATTAGATCGAGGACATGCTGTGATCAATCGCTCTCTGCTGCCTTTGTGCTGTTTGACTGGACTGGATGTAAATGCTTTTCCACAATGACTCGCTTTCTGTACAACCTCTGTAATTAAAATTATTTGCAAATATCATGACTTAGTTCTTCCTCTTTTTATAGTCTATAATTCTTGTgataaaacaaaatcaaaaagtcCTGCACAAGACCAGGAAAAACACTAGAACctaaactgtaaaacaaaaatacaaaatatacaGTTCTGAGTATGAAATACaggatttttcaaaaatgaaaaaagtctgtCATAGGTGATAAATCAGTGAATCACTGATTTAACTGATTTTTGATCTTTAGAGAAAATAATTTTGCACCTCTAACAGCCTTGTTAGAAGTTGTTGACAATTTTGCAACAAAGATaagtcaaacatttcagtttttgctgCACTTTGTTTTAGTAACATGCTGCATCATCCGGGCTGCTTATTACAGTTTatacagtgtgtttacagtttCAGGCATTCTCTTCTGACCCATGAAATGATGCCTTTTAAGTAGATTTTGACTGAAGCTGCAGTTTgaaccaaaacatttaaaagcaatGTTTTACAGGAAAAAATACAATCCAATTCGACCTTGTGAATAATCTCTGAAAGTTCACCTGCTGGACCCGGAGACGGGTTTAGATCCAGAGTTTGTGGTTTTACTTAAACTATCAAACCAAACCCAACCACAACATGAAGTCAAACGGTGATAATTAGTTTGTTTTATGCAGAACTTTCTCCTCAGCTGTGTCACGAAGTGCcaacaaagcaaataaaaccaGACAAGACAGGAAGTCAGCAGACTGTAATCCAAACATTGCTTCATCAGTCCTCGGCTTTGACATGCGTCACATATGGTTCCCTTATTATGATTCCCTGCTTTTACTTGAACTGATTAATAGAAAAAAGTGACGGCAGACTGAAGCTCAAACCCCTGTCTGTCACTGCAGTaagcaataaataataaatgtgaaCCTTTTCCTGGTGAGTTAAGCTC is a genomic window containing:
- the commd6 gene encoding COMM domain-containing protein 6, which codes for MPAPDSGGISVVDNICRLSPDLFADACQHILSYLQGQTSGVDAAEISDRFLRAGVRLDHDALQDMIRFLLLTFRSAGKSNVSADGLVSQLEEGNPGWSSSSLQVLHRFWSEQGAVVHAQQEAQALLSVGQLVDLQWKLGMAVSSDACRSLNSPYVTLLLKIARPSGEIIQRAFELTVPQFQNFHRQFKEMAAVMETV